GTAATACTGGTCAGTATTGTTTCCCTGGCTACCTTCGGACTTAAGGCTGGAGTCGAGTTCAGCAGCGGCTCAATGATGACCATCGGCTTTGAGCAACCGGTAGACCAGGATGCCCTGAGAAGGGAACTGACTGATCTGGGGTATGGCAGTGCTATTATCCAGCGCGTCGGCGAGGACGAGTTTCTGCTCCGTCTACCGGAGTTGAGCGGCCAGGAGAAGACCGCTCTGGAGAACGGGATCAGCGCCGGTCTGGGCGCTATGCAGGTCAGAGAGTTTGACGCCGTGTCACCGATGGTCGCCACCGAGACGACACGTAATGCGGCTATCGCCGTCGCCATCGCCGCCATCGGGATACTGCTCTATGTCACCTGGGCATTCCACCGGATGCCCAATCCCTTCCGCTATGGTACCTGCGCCATAATAGCCCTGGTGCATGACGCGCTGGTGGCGTTGGGGACTTTCTCCGTTCTGGGTGGCTTATTAGGCTGGGAAATCAATCTGATGTTCGTGACCGGTATCCTGGCGGTTATCGGCTATAGCGTCAATGATACCGTGGTTATCTTTGACCGGATACGTGAAAACCTGACCAGGGATACCAAGGCTGACTTCGAGACGATAGTTAATACCAGTCTGATCGAGACGCTGAGCCGTTCTCTGAATACGGTCGTGACCACTCTGTTTGTGGTTTTAGCGCTGCTGCTCTTTGTCGGGCAATCAATTCAGAATTTCGCGGTAGTGCTGCTGGTTGGTATCATCGCCGGAACATACAGCTCACTCTGCATCGCTCCCCAGCTACTGGTAGTCTGGCAGAAAAGGGAGTGGGGCAGGTTCATCGGCAAAAAGCCCTTAACCATCAGCAAAGTTCAAGCGAGATAGAGCTTCGTTAACATATCGAGCGAGCACGGTATTATTCGGTTTTGGTCGGCGGTGTCATTGCGAGACCATTCCGGTAAAACCGGAAGGCGAAGCAATCTGTGTGTGGGGAAGGGTACCCCTCACCTCTCAGATTGCCATGTCGCGGAGTTTACACTGAGCGAAGTGAACGTGCTCCTCGCAATGACAAATAAAACCAACCAAATACAGAACCGTGAGCACAGCTAATTGACAGTCCCGTACGGTTAAGTTATAATCTAGCAACTGGAGCAGGCGTTCCTCATACGTAAAGTAAGCCGGGCCTTTTTAGGCAGCGGGAGACCGTGGGACCAGAAATCCTGCGGTCTTTTTCTTTGTATTGACAAGGAGAATACAAGCGCTGAGGAGGTAACGCGTTATGTTTTCTACTCCAATAGCAGCCGCCAGGCTTTTCCTGTCAGTTGTCATCACCTTAATCGGGCTTAAAATCGCAGTAGGGGCCATTACCGGCAGTATCAGTATCTGGGCCCAGGCTGCGGATAGCTCTCTCGACCTTCTTGCCGCAATAATCACCTTCATTGCGGTAGGTTTCTCAACAAAACCGGCTGACAAGGAACACCCCTTCGGGCATGGCAAGATAGAGAATATCGCGGCTAGCGTCCAGACAGTGCTCATGATCGGGACTGCCGGCTCGATAATATACGCTGCCATCCAGCGAATAATGTCCGGAGCCATAATTGAACTCACCGAGGCTGGCATCGGGGTTATGCTGCTCTCCATGATAGCCAGCATCTTATTGTCCCGCTACCTCTTCCGTATAGCCCGGTCTACCGGTTCGGTGGCGCTGGAAGCAAACGCCCGCATGCTTACCGGTGACATTTACTCCAACGCCGGAGTAATGATAGGGCTGGTAGTCGTTCGTTTCACAGGGCTTTATATCATTGACTCGGTCCTGGCGCTGATCGTGGCGTTACTTATCCTGATTATGGCTTACCGTATGAGCCGGATGGCTTTCGGCCCGCTGGTTGATGTGAGCTT
This genomic interval from Dehalococcoidales bacterium contains the following:
- the secF gene encoding protein translocase subunit SecF — protein: MFDIVGKRFWFFLISGLVILVSIVSLATFGLKAGVEFSSGSMMTIGFEQPVDQDALRRELTDLGYGSAIIQRVGEDEFLLRLPELSGQEKTALENGISAGLGAMQVREFDAVSPMVATETTRNAAIAVAIAAIGILLYVTWAFHRMPNPFRYGTCAIIALVHDALVALGTFSVLGGLLGWEINLMFVTGILAVIGYSVNDTVVIFDRIRENLTRDTKADFETIVNTSLIETLSRSLNTVVTTLFVVLALLLFVGQSIQNFAVVLLVGIIAGTYSSLCIAPQLLVVWQKREWGRFIGKKPLTISKVQAR
- a CDS encoding cation diffusion facilitator family transporter produces the protein MFSTPIAAARLFLSVVITLIGLKIAVGAITGSISIWAQAADSSLDLLAAIITFIAVGFSTKPADKEHPFGHGKIENIAASVQTVLMIGTAGSIIYAAIQRIMSGAIIELTEAGIGVMLLSMIASILLSRYLFRIARSTGSVALEANARMLTGDIYSNAGVMIGLVVVRFTGLYIIDSVLALIVALLILIMAYRMSRMAFGPLVDVSLPQQEQEELFSCIREHRDQLVGFHAVRTRTAGSQRFIDLHLLMPRNASVEEAHQMCDHLEQDIKRRLPNSSITIHVEPCETECEECAVSSCNLKINVMQPGH